In Bacillus sp. Cs-700, one genomic interval encodes:
- a CDS encoding YciI family protein encodes MKFLCMGYFMPEKMDAQPNGKIEEIMNECQPHLDHFYESGKVMMDAGLSVETKSLRRNKGKVTVTDGPFAETKELIGSVFMVEAENMDEAIELASLHPTTQVNIGEELGWRIEIRPVHYLKNEK; translated from the coding sequence ATGAAATTTTTATGTATGGGTTATTTTATGCCAGAGAAAATGGATGCACAGCCGAATGGGAAAATTGAGGAAATTATGAATGAATGCCAGCCACACCTCGATCATTTCTATGAAAGCGGTAAGGTCATGATGGACGCTGGGCTGTCAGTCGAAACCAAGAGTTTGAGACGTAATAAAGGAAAGGTAACCGTAACGGATGGTCCTTTCGCAGAAACGAAAGAACTGATTGGAAGTGTTTTTATGGTCGAAGCTGAGAACATGGATGAAGCGATTGAGTTGGCTTCTCTTCATCCGACTACCCAAGTGAACATAGGAGAAGAATTAGGCTGGCGCATTGAAATTCGCCCTGTTCATTACTTGAAAAACGAAAAATGA
- a CDS encoding phosphotransferase, translated as MNGQLLPLLNEKYALDFIKAEAITDEMFRCTAEQGTYYVRVTNYKSYEEQVDEVTYTNFLYQEGLGVSPTIVSVNGEVVERILLDREMLTVVYQAAFGIHLPRNRWQPSVFHELGRQMGRLHRLSKKFEEIHPVTNINDWHENEEYAFLKYIPKEERTIREVADNVLSTIKNLPKSYSNYGLLHGDLCLENLLVDQESNLTMIDFQDCEKHFYVFDLAAAVYSAIEYSYVGGGNIGDYGRAMAKAIIDGYQEENNLSPEMEDQLPLFMKLKEVFEYSLMHMYWDKERLTEDQIRIMNHFRLRIEHNYCLLRS; from the coding sequence ATGAATGGTCAGTTACTTCCATTGCTGAACGAAAAATACGCATTGGATTTTATCAAAGCGGAAGCGATTACAGATGAGATGTTTCGTTGTACGGCGGAACAAGGTACATACTACGTCAGGGTGACCAACTATAAAAGCTATGAGGAACAGGTAGATGAAGTGACTTATACAAATTTCCTCTATCAAGAAGGTTTGGGTGTATCGCCAACAATCGTTTCTGTAAATGGAGAAGTAGTCGAAAGGATCCTGCTAGACAGAGAAATGTTAACAGTTGTTTATCAAGCCGCTTTTGGGATCCATTTGCCTAGAAATCGTTGGCAGCCCAGTGTGTTTCATGAGCTAGGTCGGCAAATGGGGCGATTGCACCGATTGTCCAAGAAATTTGAAGAAATCCACCCCGTTACTAATATTAATGACTGGCATGAGAATGAGGAGTACGCTTTTTTGAAGTATATTCCCAAAGAAGAACGTACGATTAGAGAGGTGGCAGATAACGTCTTATCCACAATAAAAAATCTTCCAAAATCCTATTCCAATTATGGATTGTTGCACGGTGATTTGTGCTTAGAAAATCTATTAGTTGATCAAGAATCAAATTTAACAATGATTGATTTTCAAGATTGCGAGAAGCACTTTTATGTTTTCGATCTAGCAGCTGCCGTTTATAGTGCAATCGAATATTCGTATGTTGGGGGAGGGAACATCGGTGACTATGGACGAGCGATGGCAAAAGCAATCATTGACGGCTACCAGGAGGAAAATAACTTATCGCCTGAAATGGAAGATCAGCTTCCTCTATTTATGAAATTAAAGGAAGTTTTTGAATACAGCTTAATGCATATGTACTGGGATAAAGAGAGGTTAACGGAAGATCAGATAAGAATCATGAATCATTTTAGATTAAGGATTGAACATAATTATTGTCTACTTAGGAGTTAG
- a CDS encoding GNAT family protein, with amino-acid sequence MAYQFEVMTQEQAEDISYNWHYDGEYSFYDMEADEEDLQEFVDPELRGDSKFAVMEHCDLIGFFSVTKMDDLTYDIGLGMRPDLTNKGMGLEFIHAGLAFIKKKYNPSKITLSVATFNQRAINVYRKLGFHDVKTFMQDTNGSTFEFLKMEYECINKL; translated from the coding sequence ATGGCTTATCAATTTGAAGTAATGACGCAAGAACAAGCAGAAGACATTTCATATAATTGGCACTACGATGGGGAATATTCTTTTTATGATATGGAGGCGGATGAAGAAGATTTACAAGAATTCGTCGATCCTGAATTGCGTGGGGACTCTAAGTTTGCGGTGATGGAGCATTGTGACTTAATTGGTTTCTTCAGTGTTACAAAGATGGATGACCTTACTTATGATATTGGCTTAGGGATGCGTCCTGACCTTACGAATAAAGGGATGGGGTTGGAATTTATTCATGCGGGTCTAGCTTTTATTAAAAAGAAATATAACCCTAGTAAAATCACATTATCCGTTGCTACCTTTAATCAAAGAGCGATAAACGTATACAGAAAGCTAGGGTTCCATGATGTTAAAACGTTTATGCAAGACACAAATGGTAGTACATTTGAGTTTTTGAAAATGGAATATGAGTGCATTAACAAACTCTGA
- a CDS encoding N-acetylmuramoyl-L-alanine amidase, with translation MPKLIALDDGHGMNTAGKRTPYIPEIGRSIQENEFNREVVKYLKIELERCGFRTLLVAPTNTDTPLSTRTNLANNNKADAYIAIHYNAFDGSFSGADPSGIELYVYLGHTNKEAGKLASSIAKYLRQGTPQNYRGIKEADFHVLRETNMIAVLTENGFMDNKPEALLMLDKDFQKEVAIEHAKGICDYYGVTYKPDKPSKPDLPDLPEEEMSLLKVAVVVNSFVDYPVAELLANRIDAPIYTRSVASNNKVASELIVVGGKSNGLKADKFTVLSGTDRFATAAKVKKYIDSIK, from the coding sequence ATGCCTAAACTAATTGCATTAGATGATGGGCATGGAATGAATACTGCTGGAAAAAGAACACCCTATATTCCAGAAATCGGTCGCTCCATTCAAGAGAATGAATTTAACAGAGAAGTGGTCAAGTATCTTAAAATTGAATTAGAGAGATGTGGATTTCGAACTCTATTAGTAGCCCCTACCAATACAGATACGCCACTCTCAACACGGACAAACCTTGCGAACAACAATAAGGCAGATGCCTATATCGCAATCCACTACAATGCTTTTGATGGCTCATTTAGTGGAGCAGATCCGAGTGGTATCGAACTATACGTTTATTTAGGTCATACAAACAAAGAAGCTGGTAAACTCGCTTCATCTATCGCGAAATACCTACGACAAGGGACACCGCAAAATTACCGAGGGATTAAAGAAGCAGATTTTCATGTTTTACGTGAAACGAACATGATCGCCGTCCTAACCGAAAACGGCTTTATGGATAACAAACCTGAAGCTTTACTCATGCTGGATAAAGATTTTCAAAAGGAAGTAGCCATAGAACACGCAAAAGGCATTTGTGATTATTATGGCGTGACTTATAAGCCTGATAAACCTAGTAAACCTGATCTACCCGATCTACCTGAGGAGGAAATGAGCTTGTTAAAAGTGGCGGTAGTCGTAAACTCATTTGTTGATTACCCTGTTGCTGAGTTACTAGCCAATCGGATTGATGCCCCAATTTATACAAGAAGTGTGGCTTCAAACAATAAAGTGGCCAGTGAATTAATCGTTGTAGGTGGAAAATCCAATGGACTAAAAGCAGATAAATTCACAGTACTTTCTGGTACAGATCGATTTGCAACAGCTGCAAAGGTTAAAAAATATATTGATTCTATTAAATAA
- a CDS encoding GNAT family N-acetyltransferase: MKTITDPTIKLKSSLNKEDYNEILRLKECCLEKEEVTLKLELDHKRNQSHNESVKNRINEFMFYDGHTLIGYMGICQFGSEALEVNGMVHPNYRRMGVFKRLFSFVQDEWNKRESKQMLLLSDHNSRSGIEFIKSTGAHYENSEHEMHLVGDARQDTARTNLLFRKALQQDAKEIARQNAIYFHTNSVEASLDGMEIFLAEWNQMIIGKVHIELQNGVGGIYGLGVLPEYRGKGFGRELLMKAVKELRETQAQQILLQVAVKNKNALNLYQSCGFKETSTMDYFKLTKN, from the coding sequence ATGAAAACAATCACTGATCCAACTATTAAACTAAAATCATCACTGAATAAAGAAGACTACAACGAAATTCTTAGATTAAAAGAATGCTGCCTTGAAAAAGAAGAGGTAACGTTAAAACTAGAACTTGATCACAAACGAAATCAATCTCATAACGAAAGTGTCAAAAATAGAATAAACGAGTTTATGTTTTATGATGGTCACACACTGATCGGCTATATGGGCATCTGTCAATTTGGTTCGGAAGCATTAGAAGTAAATGGGATGGTTCATCCGAATTATAGGAGAATGGGAGTCTTTAAACGGTTGTTTTCATTCGTTCAAGATGAGTGGAATAAAAGAGAGTCGAAACAGATGCTTTTGTTAAGTGATCACAATTCTAGATCTGGGATTGAATTTATTAAGAGTACGGGAGCTCACTATGAGAACTCGGAACATGAGATGCATTTAGTAGGAGATGCAAGGCAAGATACCGCTAGGACAAACCTACTTTTCAGAAAGGCTTTACAACAAGATGCAAAAGAAATTGCAAGACAAAATGCGATTTACTTTCATACGAATTCAGTAGAAGCTTCCTTGGACGGGATGGAGATTTTCCTTGCAGAATGGAACCAAATGATTATAGGGAAAGTTCATATTGAACTACAGAATGGTGTAGGTGGTATTTATGGATTAGGTGTCCTTCCCGAATATCGAGGAAAAGGGTTTGGGAGAGAGCTCCTCATGAAAGCTGTTAAGGAATTAAGAGAAACACAAGCTCAACAAATCTTGCTCCAAGTGGCAGTGAAGAACAAGAATGCCTTGAATTTATACCAATCATGCGGGTTTAAAGAGACTTCTACCATGGATTATTTTAAATTAACTAAGAATTGA
- the abc-f gene encoding ribosomal protection-like ABC-F family protein: MARVIQVKELQKSFGEREILSEVSLEIRNGEKIGLVGLNGAGKSTLVNILMKRIEPDKGSVTVPHVNIGYLPQSTDNHLAVDAELFGERLLEQSKKLGFQKERWEQENLQHLSGGEKLKLSLAKIWASAPDFLILDEPTNHLDIQGVKWLSEEVRNYSGAALIISHDRYFLDETVTKIFELEAGKLTIYEGNYSFYRSEKQRRYEQNKRDYEKQQRKVEMIEQQISTLKDWSAKGHREAGKGGSNSENRQMGLREFERAKAKKKDNQIKSKVKRLNQELKKDGVEKPKEEKTVSFQFESTSKRGKRVLEAKGIKKEFGDRLLFDKSHFYIKHGERIGLIGPNGTGKTTFIKILLEQEKLTKGSLWKSKSTKVAYLTQDVTDLPGEKTPLDYLDLTNRQQETRARTLLSNMGIQQETLLKPISQLSLGERTRIKLIHMILMEYDFLILDEPTNHLDLPSREELERTLNTYTGTLLIVSHDRYLIEKLCTKLLVIENGQMKRVEVGLKEYEEQQKKKGTGRESAREELAVIETKMTELLGKISYLSAGTEEYELIDKELIQLMDLKRKWNS, from the coding sequence ATGGCTCGTGTGATACAAGTGAAAGAACTGCAGAAAAGTTTTGGTGAACGGGAAATTTTAAGTGAGGTTAGCCTTGAGATACGAAATGGTGAAAAGATTGGTTTAGTCGGTTTGAATGGGGCTGGAAAATCAACACTCGTCAATATTCTGATGAAAAGGATTGAACCAGATAAAGGGTCTGTGACTGTTCCCCATGTGAACATTGGCTACTTACCTCAATCAACAGATAATCACCTGGCTGTTGATGCTGAACTTTTCGGGGAAAGGTTACTGGAACAAAGCAAGAAGCTAGGGTTCCAAAAAGAGAGATGGGAGCAGGAGAATCTACAACATTTAAGTGGCGGCGAAAAACTGAAATTGTCTTTAGCGAAGATCTGGGCAAGTGCTCCCGACTTTTTGATCTTGGATGAACCAACGAATCACCTGGATATACAGGGAGTAAAGTGGCTAAGTGAAGAAGTAAGGAATTATTCAGGTGCTGCCCTCATCATTTCACATGATCGCTATTTTTTAGATGAAACCGTGACAAAAATATTTGAATTGGAAGCTGGGAAACTCACAATCTACGAAGGGAATTATTCATTCTATCGAAGTGAAAAACAGAGAAGGTACGAGCAGAATAAGCGTGATTATGAAAAGCAGCAGCGTAAGGTCGAGATGATTGAACAGCAAATCTCCACGTTGAAAGACTGGTCAGCTAAGGGCCATCGCGAAGCTGGAAAAGGGGGATCCAATTCTGAAAATCGTCAAATGGGATTGCGGGAGTTCGAACGAGCGAAGGCAAAGAAAAAGGATAACCAGATAAAATCGAAGGTGAAACGCTTAAATCAAGAGCTTAAGAAAGATGGAGTCGAAAAGCCGAAAGAAGAGAAAACGGTCTCTTTTCAGTTTGAATCAACGTCAAAACGAGGGAAACGTGTTCTCGAAGCCAAAGGGATTAAGAAGGAATTCGGGGATCGCCTGCTTTTTGATAAAAGTCACTTTTATATCAAGCATGGGGAACGGATTGGTCTGATTGGCCCCAATGGTACCGGAAAAACAACGTTTATTAAAATCCTTCTTGAGCAGGAAAAGCTTACAAAGGGTTCACTCTGGAAAAGTAAATCAACAAAAGTGGCTTATCTCACGCAGGATGTAACGGACTTACCAGGCGAAAAAACACCGTTAGATTATCTTGATTTAACGAATCGACAGCAGGAAACAAGAGCTAGAACGCTTCTTTCCAATATGGGTATTCAGCAAGAGACTCTATTGAAGCCCATTTCTCAATTAAGTCTTGGAGAACGAACGCGAATCAAGCTCATTCATATGATTTTGATGGAATATGACTTCTTAATCCTGGATGAGCCGACGAACCATCTCGATCTTCCAAGCCGGGAAGAGCTGGAAAGAACGCTAAATACGTATACAGGTACGCTGTTAATCGTTTCCCATGACAGATACTTGATTGAAAAATTGTGTACAAAATTATTAGTTATTGAAAATGGGCAAATGAAGCGAGTGGAAGTAGGCCTTAAGGAATACGAGGAACAACAAAAAAAGAAGGGAACAGGAAGAGAATCCGCAAGGGAAGAATTAGCCGTCATCGAAACCAAAATGACGGAGCTCCTGGGGAAAATCAGTTATTTGTCAGCGGGTACAGAGGAATATGAATTGATCGATAAAGAGCTCATACAGTTGATGGATTTAAAACGAAAATGGAATAGCTAA
- a CDS encoding HAD family hydrolase, translated as MDSIIFDLDGTIWDPIDTVLLAWNSRLKEHPQVHRELTRKDFEGTMGLQMQDISLKLFPHLEEEVREQVIRKCCEVEQEYLEKHGGSLFPQVEAVLQNLSNSYNLYIVSNCQDGYIESFYAYHQLEKYFQDFENPGRTGLSKGENIQLIVERNDLTSPIYVGDTEGDLKAARYAKIPFIYAQYGFGQVSEYDDVIESFPELSKFY; from the coding sequence GTGGATAGCATTATTTTTGACTTAGACGGTACCATTTGGGATCCGATTGATACTGTATTACTAGCTTGGAATAGCCGTTTGAAAGAACACCCACAAGTTCATCGGGAGCTGACAAGGAAGGACTTTGAAGGAACGATGGGATTACAAATGCAGGACATCAGTCTAAAACTGTTTCCTCATCTTGAAGAAGAAGTTCGAGAACAGGTGATAAGGAAATGTTGTGAGGTTGAACAAGAATACTTAGAAAAACACGGCGGGTCTCTTTTTCCTCAGGTAGAGGCCGTCTTGCAGAATCTATCAAACTCCTACAACCTCTATATCGTCAGTAATTGCCAGGATGGATATATTGAATCATTCTATGCGTATCACCAACTTGAGAAATACTTTCAAGACTTTGAAAACCCCGGTCGAACAGGCCTTTCAAAAGGCGAAAATATTCAGTTGATTGTGGAGAGAAACGACCTCACCTCTCCAATCTATGTAGGGGACACGGAGGGAGATTTAAAAGCAGCGAGGTACGCCAAAATTCCTTTTATTTATGCGCAGTACGGTTTTGGACAAGTATCCGAATACGATGATGTGATTGAATCGTTTCCGGAGCTGTCAAAATTTTATTAA
- a CDS encoding RNA polymerase sigma factor produces MKTSFINQRIEAIWRDESAKIVAVLTLMVRDIGVAEDLAQDTLIVALERWPVCGIPDKPGAWLMTVAKRKAIDMTRRKKRLNQRYEQMAYEGKTHNELDWTIDRNEEIQDNLLRLIFMTCHPVLSKNARVALTLRVVGGLTTEEIANAFLVSESTIAQRIVRAKRTLATSNVPFEVPQKTAYTERLSSVLEVIYLMFNEGYAASAGDHLIRINLCHEALRMGRVLVDLLHTEPESYGLLALMELQASRFNARTNVEGEMILLIDQNRSLWDQEHIGRGMAALRKAEELGGAQGMYALQAAIAACHARAILPDETNWNRISELYDALAEVAPSPVVELNRAVARSMADGPEIGLKMVDSLLSEPALKHYHLLPSVRGSLLLKLGRKRHAFEEFQRAASLTQNVQEKKFLLKQAKDCLE; encoded by the coding sequence GTGAAAACGTCATTCATCAACCAAAGGATCGAGGCGATCTGGAGAGATGAATCTGCTAAAATCGTTGCTGTTTTAACCCTGATGGTGAGAGATATTGGGGTAGCGGAAGATCTTGCGCAGGACACCTTAATCGTAGCGCTTGAACGGTGGCCCGTCTGCGGTATTCCAGATAAACCTGGTGCATGGCTGATGACTGTTGCTAAGCGAAAAGCCATTGACATGACGCGACGGAAAAAACGACTGAATCAAAGATATGAACAAATGGCTTATGAAGGGAAGACACATAATGAGCTTGACTGGACGATTGATCGTAACGAGGAAATTCAGGATAATTTGCTTCGGTTGATTTTTATGACGTGTCATCCTGTTTTATCAAAAAATGCACGTGTAGCCCTTACGCTAAGAGTGGTTGGGGGCCTGACAACAGAAGAAATCGCCAATGCGTTTCTTGTATCTGAATCCACGATTGCCCAGCGGATTGTACGGGCAAAACGGACACTTGCGACGAGCAATGTCCCTTTCGAGGTTCCTCAGAAGACAGCGTATACGGAACGGCTTAGTTCAGTTTTGGAAGTGATCTATCTGATGTTTAATGAAGGATATGCTGCTTCCGCAGGTGATCATCTGATCCGAATCAATCTTTGTCACGAAGCATTAAGAATGGGGCGGGTTTTAGTAGATCTTCTTCATACAGAACCGGAAAGTTATGGTCTTCTCGCTTTAATGGAGTTACAAGCATCCCGTTTTAATGCACGAACGAATGTAGAAGGTGAAATGATTTTGCTAATAGATCAGAACCGATCGTTATGGGATCAAGAACACATCGGTCGAGGTATGGCCGCACTAAGAAAAGCAGAAGAACTAGGAGGAGCGCAAGGCATGTATGCATTGCAAGCTGCCATAGCTGCATGCCATGCAAGAGCAATTTTACCAGACGAAACCAATTGGAATCGTATTTCTGAGCTATATGATGCACTTGCAGAAGTTGCGCCATCTCCGGTCGTTGAACTGAATCGGGCGGTTGCTCGATCGATGGCAGATGGACCAGAAATTGGGCTTAAGATGGTGGATTCGCTTCTTTCAGAGCCGGCATTAAAGCACTATCATTTACTTCCGAGCGTAAGGGGGAGTTTACTTTTAAAGCTAGGAAGAAAGAGGCATGCATTTGAAGAATTTCAACGTGCGGCTTCGTTAACTCAAAATGTACAGGAAAAGAAATTCCTGTTGAAACAGGCCAAAGATTGTTTGGAATAA
- a CDS encoding YjzC family protein translates to MMAERFKTGEKAPENGTYEFVGLVNESNKNANAEEEKNIQLSSGDTFPPSQSNKDAAYWKKSN, encoded by the coding sequence ATGATGGCAGAGCGTTTTAAGACTGGCGAAAAAGCACCTGAGAATGGAACGTATGAATTTGTTGGGTTAGTAAACGAATCAAATAAGAACGCTAACGCGGAAGAAGAAAAAAATATTCAACTAAGCAGTGGAGATACATTTCCTCCATCTCAATCCAACAAAGATGCGGCGTATTGGAAAAAATCAAATTAG
- a CDS encoding DUF4153 domain-containing protein, whose amino-acid sequence MDINNLVMKHMADPHELERMYRTDPKAFEKAFSYAWEQHPDSQILGVWHERLHFKETANTKKPSLFQKSFLVMGLLAILAGVSTRIIFHFVEQEAIAPINLVFGIIPFMAAYFVYNNTPKRSIIYSLSALFIVSGFYLNMLPLNFKDSIILVYLHLPIFLWVLLGVAFTGNGYQKGTNRLAYIKFNLEYGILYASMAVSGMVLAVLTMQLFSFAGLNIEDFYFSNIVLFGAAALAIVATYVVTMNLQLAKNITPYIAKIFSPLVLVTLLAYLVTVLGVGENPFFDREFLIAFNGILLGVLAVTIFSITERDSDEKKNISDYIHVALIVLALIIDSVALSAIVFRLSSFGITPNRIAVLGVNLLIWANLIWIMLSYIRFLRNKSGLSTIQDAVTKYLPVYGLWAAFVTFTFPILF is encoded by the coding sequence GTGGATATTAACAATTTGGTTATGAAACATATGGCTGATCCACATGAGCTGGAGAGGATGTATCGAACAGATCCGAAAGCTTTTGAAAAGGCATTCTCATACGCCTGGGAACAACACCCAGATTCTCAGATTCTTGGTGTTTGGCATGAAAGATTGCATTTCAAGGAGACAGCAAATACTAAGAAACCTTCCTTGTTTCAGAAAAGTTTCTTAGTTATGGGCCTTTTAGCTATTCTGGCAGGGGTAAGCACGAGAATCATTTTCCATTTCGTCGAGCAGGAGGCAATCGCTCCGATTAACCTCGTTTTTGGTATCATTCCCTTTATGGCTGCCTACTTTGTATATAATAATACGCCGAAAAGAAGCATTATTTATTCCCTTTCAGCATTGTTCATTGTTTCCGGATTTTACCTTAATATGCTTCCATTAAATTTTAAAGACAGTATTATTCTTGTTTATTTACACCTTCCTATTTTCTTATGGGTATTGTTAGGAGTTGCTTTTACAGGAAACGGCTATCAAAAAGGCACTAATCGATTAGCATATATTAAATTTAATCTGGAATATGGTATACTCTACGCCAGCATGGCAGTCAGTGGAATGGTGCTAGCCGTATTAACTATGCAGTTATTCAGCTTTGCTGGTCTAAATATAGAAGATTTCTATTTTAGTAATATTGTTTTATTTGGTGCTGCCGCTCTGGCAATTGTGGCCACCTACGTAGTAACAATGAATCTACAACTTGCTAAAAATATCACCCCATATATAGCGAAAATTTTTAGCCCTCTTGTTCTGGTCACATTGTTGGCTTATCTTGTAACAGTTTTAGGAGTGGGGGAAAATCCATTCTTCGATCGCGAATTCCTTATAGCTTTCAACGGGATTCTCCTTGGTGTATTAGCCGTTACCATATTTTCCATTACTGAAAGAGATTCAGATGAGAAAAAGAACATTTCAGATTATATTCATGTTGCCTTGATTGTCCTTGCGCTCATTATCGACAGTGTGGCTTTGTCAGCAATTGTGTTCAGACTTTCTTCCTTTGGAATTACTCCCAACAGAATTGCTGTTTTAGGAGTAAACCTTCTTATCTGGGCTAATCTAATTTGGATTATGCTCTCCTATATACGCTTTTTACGAAATAAATCCGGACTTTCAACGATCCAAGATGCCGTTACGAAGTATTTGCCGGTCTATGGACTATGGGCGGCTTTCGTTACATTTACTTTTCCAATACTATTTTAA
- a CDS encoding GNAT family N-acetyltransferase: MSLRLETERLNLQPFIKEDANRIKELAKNKELATILGLPYPYELEHAEEWIAIQPELIQEGLEYPLTIVTKNENQIIGTITLRIDKNNNKGELGYWIGRDFWGNGFATEAVNRMIEFGFKHLDLNKVWASAISRNKASIIVLEKAGLQKEGRLKQNRLLHNKYEDVDIYGLLKTEYNSVSSI; this comes from the coding sequence ATGTCTTTAAGGTTAGAAACTGAACGTTTAAATCTGCAGCCATTTATTAAAGAAGATGCAAACAGAATAAAGGAGCTCGCAAAAAACAAAGAATTAGCTACCATTCTCGGCCTCCCTTATCCATATGAACTCGAACATGCTGAAGAATGGATCGCTATTCAACCAGAACTAATTCAAGAGGGACTTGAATACCCTCTTACAATAGTAACCAAGAATGAAAACCAAATAATAGGGACGATCACTTTAAGAATTGATAAAAACAACAATAAGGGTGAGCTTGGATATTGGATTGGTAGAGATTTTTGGGGTAACGGGTTTGCGACAGAAGCAGTAAATAGAATGATTGAATTTGGATTTAAGCACCTGGATTTAAACAAAGTCTGGGCATCAGCTATATCCAGAAATAAAGCTTCAATCATAGTTTTAGAAAAAGCTGGATTACAAAAAGAAGGAAGATTAAAGCAAAATAGATTACTTCACAATAAATATGAAGATGTTGACATCTATGGTCTTTTAAAAACTGAATATAACAGCGTTAGTTCAATATAA
- a CDS encoding NUDIX domain-containing protein, whose protein sequence is MEKINELKAGVAVIILNEKNQVLLQKRADVALWGIPSGHVEIGETVSEAAIREVKEETNLDIKINKLIGVYSDPHSQVFVYPNGNVVHFVTTCFLAEITGGELRCNSDESLEVKFFGQETLPHDLLRMHPRWLKDALAKKEMAFIR, encoded by the coding sequence ATGGAAAAAATTAATGAATTAAAAGCTGGTGTTGCTGTCATCATTTTAAATGAAAAGAATCAGGTTTTATTACAGAAAAGAGCAGATGTCGCATTGTGGGGGATTCCTTCGGGTCATGTAGAAATAGGAGAAACAGTTTCTGAAGCAGCTATTAGAGAAGTAAAAGAGGAAACAAATTTAGACATAAAAATTAATAAACTAATTGGTGTTTATTCTGATCCTCATTCACAAGTGTTTGTATATCCAAATGGTAATGTCGTGCACTTTGTTACAACATGTTTTTTAGCTGAAATTACAGGAGGAGAACTTAGATGTAATTCAGATGAATCACTTGAGGTTAAATTTTTTGGCCAAGAAACTTTACCTCATGATTTATTGAGAATGCACCCCCGATGGTTAAAAGATGCTCTTGCTAAAAAAGAAATGGCATTCATTCGTTAA